One stretch of Oncorhynchus gorbuscha isolate QuinsamMale2020 ecotype Even-year linkage group LG21, OgorEven_v1.0, whole genome shotgun sequence DNA includes these proteins:
- the rasl11a gene encoding ras-like protein family member 11A-like isoform X2: MRLLVDPPRTMNSGSSNFLLVPIPEYPVLDCVPNKNVKIVVLGASNVGKTGALYSRKINLDGEQVSLQVQDTPCVSLQDDAEGLYCQEQINRSIYWADGYVLVFSITDHSSYRTIQPLYQHVRRIHPAGNIPVILVGNKSDLLRARQVPADEGETLAASLGGPYFEASARENHEGVHAAFLHLCGEVSRALGGGNGEKRRGGLHLARPKSPNMQELKRRFRQVLSSKGKSSTNTL, from the exons ATGCGTCTTCTTGTCGACCCACCGAGAACTATGAATAGTGGTTCTAGCAACTTTCTGCTAGTTCCAATACCGGAGTATCCCGTTCTGGACTGCGTGCCCAACAAAAACGTTAAGATTGTGGTTTTGGGAGCGAGCAACGTCGGGAAAACAG GGGCCCTTTACTCCAGAAAGATCAATCTAGATGGAGAACAGGTCTCACTACAGGTTCAGGACACACCCTGTGTCTCTCTACAG gaTGATGCAGAGGGGCTATATTGTCAGGAGCAGATCAACAGGTCTATCTACTGGGCGGATGGATACGTCCTGGTGTTCTCCATCACCGACCACAGCAGTTATAGAACCATACAGCCTCTCTACCAGCACGTCAGACGCATCCACCCTGCAGGGAACATACCTGTCATACTG gtgGGCAACAAGAGCGACCTCCTCCGTGCCCGCCAGGTGCCAGCTGACGAGGGCGAGACTTTGGCAGCCTCTCTGGGTGGGCCGTACTTTGAGGCGTCTGCCAGGGAGAACCACGAGGGGGTCCACGCTGCCTTCCTGCACCTCTGTGGCGAGGTGAGCCGGGCGCTGGGCGGGGGTAacggggagaaaaggagaggggggCTGCACCTGGCCCGGCCCAAGTCCCCCAACATGCAGGAGCTGAAGAGGAGGTTTCGACAGGTGCTGTCCTCTAAGGGAAAGTCTTCTACTAACACCTTGTGA
- the rasl11a gene encoding ras-like protein family member 11A-like isoform X1, protein MRLLVDPPRTMNSGSSNFLLVPIPEYPVLDCVPNKNVKIVVLGASNVGKTALIVRFLTKRFIGDYEANTGALYSRKINLDGEQVSLQVQDTPCVSLQDDAEGLYCQEQINRSIYWADGYVLVFSITDHSSYRTIQPLYQHVRRIHPAGNIPVILVGNKSDLLRARQVPADEGETLAASLGGPYFEASARENHEGVHAAFLHLCGEVSRALGGGNGEKRRGGLHLARPKSPNMQELKRRFRQVLSSKGKSSTNTL, encoded by the exons ATGCGTCTTCTTGTCGACCCACCGAGAACTATGAATAGTGGTTCTAGCAACTTTCTGCTAGTTCCAATACCGGAGTATCCCGTTCTGGACTGCGTGCCCAACAAAAACGTTAAGATTGTGGTTTTGGGAGCGAGCAACGTCGGGAAAACAG CTTTGATAGTCAGGTTTCTGACCAAGAGGTTCATTGGGGACTATGAGGCAAACACAG GGGCCCTTTACTCCAGAAAGATCAATCTAGATGGAGAACAGGTCTCACTACAGGTTCAGGACACACCCTGTGTCTCTCTACAG gaTGATGCAGAGGGGCTATATTGTCAGGAGCAGATCAACAGGTCTATCTACTGGGCGGATGGATACGTCCTGGTGTTCTCCATCACCGACCACAGCAGTTATAGAACCATACAGCCTCTCTACCAGCACGTCAGACGCATCCACCCTGCAGGGAACATACCTGTCATACTG gtgGGCAACAAGAGCGACCTCCTCCGTGCCCGCCAGGTGCCAGCTGACGAGGGCGAGACTTTGGCAGCCTCTCTGGGTGGGCCGTACTTTGAGGCGTCTGCCAGGGAGAACCACGAGGGGGTCCACGCTGCCTTCCTGCACCTCTGTGGCGAGGTGAGCCGGGCGCTGGGCGGGGGTAacggggagaaaaggagaggggggCTGCACCTGGCCCGGCCCAAGTCCCCCAACATGCAGGAGCTGAAGAGGAGGTTTCGACAGGTGCTGTCCTCTAAGGGAAAGTCTTCTACTAACACCTTGTGA